Proteins encoded by one window of Myxococcales bacterium:
- a CDS encoding protein kinase, whose amino-acid sequence MMALEGAPRVAGYEILRELGRGGMGVVYEALDARLERRVALKVHHAGGSAEDTELAGAQIRAEAKLAARIAHPGVVPIHDAGVTDAGDPYYTMELVSGAGLHDLIDEGPFPEERALDTLAQLARAVAEAHELGIVHRDLKPANVLVDKSGHVRVLDFGLARRWRAAEDDQTIAGTLEYMSLDQLVGEAPRPAHDVYALGVIFYEMLTGRLPYGGHNVVALVARHLDAPPKRLLELRPNLAADLERLCLLCLERDADKRPTARALATAAEGLHRGRPLDGLLSPSSAPPHVPKALTSAPLPAALTTEATIIHAWSWTLKASARSLWPLVSNTDRFNKAAGLPAVHYDEPTDGTGVRRGRARALGFALEWDEHPFEWVHESEHAVYRRYTSGPVAAVWNRVALTARDDGSTELVHEVRVAPRSAFGRVAAEVQLRFLLRPRADAVYRRLEEAARALGDAVAPADDPFEPPHVPDDALRARLASAAKRLTGARRQTSETSETNETNETNETNETNETNESEAGFRAALVGKLTELLLTAPARALERLRPYALADAWGEARAEVLDLMLHAASAGLLEVAWDLVCPECAQPRATIPSLGGVSRTGACPSCRVTYAEDLASTVELAFRPPRSLRETTASVYCLGSPAARPHVLVQQVLAPGEVRVVRARLGVGEHRVAGPGLAPWELTASPSAYLDVCKMHVKDGAVSAATHLVRAAEITFELENLGVEPALVRVETLAHRRDGVTAAVALSHPTLRGLMSVALLPEGEHVSVTHAAFLFVRVGELLGLFADLGDAGALALLQSLDAVLVDASSRHRGRVVEASSDGVIAAFPDAEAAVSAGLEIASTLGARAALGERLGGRVRLAVHQGRCVAFTRGDGVAYFGETVAVGLSLLAGAEPGTVVVSGVAADDPGATTALRRAAWRRRDERAPIGLSSDRGPSLRRVVLSPPETE is encoded by the coding sequence GTGATGGCGCTCGAAGGCGCGCCCCGGGTAGCAGGCTACGAGATCCTCCGTGAGCTCGGGCGGGGCGGAATGGGCGTCGTGTACGAAGCGCTCGACGCCCGCCTGGAGAGGCGGGTCGCGCTGAAGGTCCACCACGCCGGGGGCTCGGCCGAGGACACGGAGCTCGCGGGCGCGCAGATCCGCGCGGAGGCGAAGCTCGCGGCGCGCATCGCGCACCCCGGTGTGGTGCCCATCCACGACGCCGGCGTGACCGACGCGGGCGATCCCTACTACACGATGGAGCTCGTCTCTGGCGCCGGCCTGCACGACCTCATCGACGAGGGGCCCTTCCCCGAGGAGCGGGCGCTCGACACCCTCGCGCAGCTCGCCCGCGCTGTCGCCGAGGCCCACGAGCTCGGCATCGTGCACCGCGATCTCAAGCCCGCGAACGTGCTCGTCGACAAGTCGGGGCACGTGCGCGTGCTCGACTTCGGCCTCGCCCGACGCTGGCGCGCGGCGGAGGACGACCAAACCATCGCTGGCACGCTCGAGTACATGTCGCTCGACCAGCTCGTGGGGGAAGCTCCGCGCCCCGCGCACGACGTCTACGCGCTCGGCGTCATCTTCTACGAGATGCTCACAGGGCGGCTCCCCTACGGCGGTCACAACGTCGTCGCGCTCGTCGCGCGGCACCTCGACGCGCCTCCGAAGCGCCTCCTCGAGCTGCGACCGAACCTCGCGGCCGACCTCGAGCGGCTCTGCCTCCTCTGCCTCGAGCGCGACGCGGACAAGCGCCCCACCGCGCGCGCCCTGGCTACCGCCGCTGAGGGGCTCCACCGGGGCCGTCCGCTCGACGGCCTCCTCTCGCCGTCGAGCGCGCCACCGCACGTCCCGAAGGCCCTCACGTCCGCGCCGTTGCCCGCCGCGCTCACGACGGAGGCGACGATCATCCACGCATGGTCGTGGACGTTGAAGGCCTCGGCGCGCTCGCTCTGGCCGCTCGTGTCGAACACCGATCGCTTCAACAAGGCCGCCGGGCTCCCGGCGGTTCACTACGACGAGCCGACCGACGGCACCGGCGTGAGGCGAGGCCGCGCCCGCGCCCTCGGCTTCGCGCTCGAGTGGGACGAGCACCCGTTCGAGTGGGTGCACGAGTCCGAGCACGCGGTGTACCGGCGCTACACGAGCGGGCCCGTCGCGGCGGTGTGGAACCGAGTCGCGCTCACTGCCCGGGACGACGGCTCGACCGAGCTCGTGCACGAGGTGCGCGTCGCGCCGCGGAGCGCGTTCGGGCGCGTGGCCGCCGAGGTGCAGCTCCGGTTTCTCCTCCGCCCCCGCGCCGACGCCGTGTACCGCCGCCTGGAAGAGGCCGCGCGCGCGCTCGGCGACGCGGTCGCTCCGGCGGACGACCCGTTCGAGCCACCGCACGTGCCCGACGACGCCCTCCGCGCGCGGCTCGCGAGCGCGGCGAAGCGGCTGACGGGAGCGCGCCGCCAGACGAGCGAGACGAGCGAGACGAACGAGACGAACGAGACGAACGAGACGAACGAGACGAACGAGACGAACGAGAGCGAGGCAGGCTTTCGCGCCGCCCTCGTCGGCAAGCTCACCGAGCTGTTGCTCACCGCGCCCGCGAGGGCCCTCGAGCGCCTGCGCCCGTACGCGCTCGCGGACGCGTGGGGTGAGGCGCGCGCCGAGGTCCTCGATCTCATGCTGCACGCCGCGAGCGCGGGGCTCCTCGAGGTCGCGTGGGACCTCGTGTGCCCGGAGTGCGCGCAGCCGCGCGCGACGATCCCATCGCTGGGTGGGGTGAGCCGCACCGGCGCCTGCCCCTCCTGCCGCGTGACGTACGCCGAGGACCTCGCGTCTACCGTGGAGCTCGCCTTTCGGCCTCCACGCTCGCTGCGCGAGACGACGGCGTCGGTCTACTGCCTCGGCTCGCCGGCCGCGCGGCCTCACGTCCTCGTGCAGCAGGTGCTCGCGCCCGGCGAGGTGCGGGTCGTGCGTGCGCGCCTCGGGGTCGGAGAGCACCGCGTCGCGGGCCCGGGCCTCGCGCCATGGGAGCTCACGGCGAGCCCCTCGGCGTACCTCGATGTATGCAAAATGCACGTAAAAGACGGCGCCGTGTCTGCGGCGACCCACCTCGTGCGAGCCGCGGAGATCACGTTCGAGCTCGAGAACCTCGGCGTCGAGCCAGCCCTCGTCCGCGTGGAGACCCTGGCCCACCGCCGCGACGGCGTGACCGCGGCCGTGGCGCTCAGCCACCCCACGCTGCGCGGGCTCATGTCGGTCGCGCTGCTCCCCGAGGGCGAGCACGTGTCGGTCACCCACGCGGCGTTTCTGTTCGTGAGGGTGGGGGAGCTCCTCGGCCTCTTCGCGGACCTCGGCGACGCGGGCGCGCTCGCGCTGCTCCAGTCCCTCGACGCGGTCCTGGTCGACGCGAGCAGCCGACACCGTGGGCGCGTGGTGGAGGCCTCGTCCGACGGCGTGATCGCGGCCTTCCCCGACGCCGAAGCGGCCGTCTCCGCGGGGCTCGAGATCGCGTCGACGCTGGGCGCGCGCGCAGCGCTCGGTGAGCGGCTCGGCGGCAGGGTGCGCCTCGCGGTCCACCAGGGGCGCTGCGTCGCGTTCACCCGTGGTGACGGCGTCGCCTACTTCGGCGAGACCGTCGCGGTGGGCCTCTCGCTGCTCGCGGGCGCGGAGCCCGGCACCGTGGTCGTCTCGGGCGTGGCCGCCGACGATCCGGGCGCGACCACCGCGCTCCGGCGCGCCGCGTGGAGGCGCCGCGACGAGCGCGCGCCCATCGGGCTAAGCTCGGACCGAGGGCCCAGCCTGCGCCGTGTGGTGCTGAGCCCGCCCGAGACCGAGTAG
- a CDS encoding 2-oxo acid dehydrogenase subunit E2 yields MPNLRLRPKEHLSSFRRIAIGTWETTKDPQVYGALELRADEALRYLAEFRAATGKRATLSHLMAKAVAHVLHELPDANAVLRWNRIYLRDDIGVFFQVEMKDPVTGEIDLSGATLFDCHQKSLEQIVDEFSARVSTVKAGKDQALEGTRSTFKKIPYFLLNTVLNVLGFLSITLNLDLRWAGIPKDPFGSVMVTNIGSLGLDEAYVPLVPYSHVPLLLAVGAVKRAAVVEGDRVVVGQVLRVSATFDHRVLDGSHAAKMSRVLRAFFDDPFGKLGPIPQAPAASPEGE; encoded by the coding sequence ATGCCCAACCTGCGCCTCAGGCCCAAAGAGCACCTCTCTTCGTTCCGGCGCATCGCCATCGGCACCTGGGAGACCACGAAGGACCCGCAGGTCTACGGCGCGCTCGAGCTCCGGGCCGACGAGGCGCTGCGGTACCTCGCCGAGTTTCGGGCCGCGACCGGCAAGCGCGCGACCCTGAGCCACCTCATGGCGAAGGCCGTGGCCCACGTGCTCCACGAGCTGCCCGACGCGAACGCGGTGCTCCGCTGGAACCGCATCTACCTCCGTGACGACATCGGCGTGTTCTTCCAGGTCGAGATGAAGGACCCGGTCACCGGCGAGATCGATCTCTCCGGCGCCACCCTCTTCGACTGCCACCAAAAGTCACTCGAGCAGATCGTCGACGAGTTCTCCGCGCGCGTGAGCACGGTGAAGGCCGGCAAGGACCAGGCGCTCGAGGGCACGCGCTCCACGTTCAAGAAGATCCCCTACTTCTTGCTGAATACGGTGCTCAACGTGCTGGGGTTTCTGTCGATTACGCTGAACCTCGACCTGCGGTGGGCGGGTATCCCGAAGGACCCCTTCGGCTCCGTGATGGTGACCAACATCGGCTCGCTCGGGCTCGACGAGGCGTACGTGCCGCTCGTGCCCTACAGCCACGTGCCGCTGCTGCTCGCCGTGGGCGCAGTGAAGCGCGCCGCGGTGGTCGAGGGCGACCGCGTGGTGGTCGGCCAGGTGCTGCGGGTCTCGGCCACGTTCGACCACCGCGTGCTCGACGGCTCGCACGCCGCGAAGATGTCGCGCGTCCTGCGCGCCTTCTTCGACGACCCGTTCGGGAAGCTCGGGCCCATCCCCCAGGCGCCCGCCGCCTCGCCGGAGGGCGAATGA
- a CDS encoding LrgB family protein yields MIGEVGLAVALFTGTLALYEGFRALQARARAQRAWLNPLVLTIVCVGLALRALHLPLATYREATRPLSWLVGPSVVALAYVLDARLDELRDRARAVLVSLTLGAVSGAFTAVLVARALGASRVVVASLAPKSATTAIAAPVAARLGGDASLAAVVVVLVGVVGALIGPALLRALGVRDRHAFGLAMGAAAHIVGTARAREEGAAEEGASAAAMVIHGVLTAVLAWVAVRVAGP; encoded by the coding sequence ATGATCGGGGAGGTCGGCCTCGCCGTCGCGCTCTTCACCGGGACGCTCGCGCTCTACGAGGGATTTCGCGCGCTCCAGGCGCGGGCGCGGGCGCAGCGCGCGTGGCTGAACCCGCTGGTGCTTACGATCGTGTGCGTGGGCCTCGCCCTGCGCGCGCTCCACCTGCCGCTCGCCACCTACCGCGAGGCCACGCGGCCGCTGTCGTGGCTCGTGGGTCCTTCGGTCGTGGCCCTCGCGTACGTGCTCGACGCGCGGCTCGACGAGCTGCGCGACCGCGCCCGCGCCGTGCTCGTGTCGCTCACGCTCGGCGCCGTGAGCGGCGCGTTCACGGCGGTGCTCGTCGCGCGCGCGCTCGGCGCCTCGCGCGTGGTCGTCGCGTCGCTCGCTCCCAAATCCGCGACGACCGCGATCGCCGCGCCGGTGGCCGCACGCCTCGGTGGGGATGCCTCCCTCGCGGCCGTGGTCGTGGTGCTCGTGGGCGTCGTCGGCGCGCTCATCGGTCCAGCGCTCCTCCGCGCGCTCGGCGTGCGTGATCGCCACGCGTTCGGGCTCGCGATGGGCGCCGCCGCGCACATCGTGGGGACCGCCCGCGCCCGGGAGGAGGGCGCCGCCGAGGAGGGGGCGAGCGCCGCCGCGATGGTGATCCACGGGGTGCTCACCGCGGTGCTCGCGTGGGTCGCCGTGAGGGTGGCGGGCCCCTAG
- a CDS encoding TonB family protein: protein MGAKRMAISRVRGALIGASLVALAAAWPRSASAQRSGDLVKPPKPDETPAPAPPRIELPTLQKDEGAVYPAAAMKTRGREAVRVVLLLDLDASGAVAKAAVEAPAGDGFDEAALEAGRKLVFTPAKRDGKPIPARIKHVYTFPAQPGRIVGSVAAGSRGALAGVPLRLEGAGVTKQVVTAADGTFDPGDLPAGSYTIVVEAKGYVPYKSQKDIAPGERLELALTLDPVVLVGAPPPPDTVTGPVVEVTVQGQKPPREVTKRTFERRELSRIPGTNGDALRAIQNFPGVARPPGLAGLLIVRGSAPNETNIFVDGTLVPLVYHFGGLSSVVPTEMLEKIDFYPGNFSSQYGRVVGGIVDVGLRDPKPKLHALAQVDLIDARVLAEGPVFSTGWKFALAGRRSYVDVWLKPVLDAAGAGVTTAPVYYDYQAILQRDIGKNQNLRFAFFGSDDRLEVLVKGVNASNPGIGGNLSFGTAFYRFQGKYTNKVSDGTELRVVAAGGKDAIAFQLGDNYFTLTSTPFTLRTEVAQKLGQGVRMNVGMDWLWTPYEIALRLPPLPRPGEPPGAPFGGRPPLQLTETGTIYAPALYDELEITPWRGGRFVTGLRVDYTKATQRWDVSPRFAARQDLTSSPRRTTLKGGVGVFQQPPQPQDTAARFGVPGLSSNRAIHYSLGVERELTKHVEVSLEGFYRDLDNLVVPRVGNTGTGRAAGLETLLRYKPDDHFFGFLAYTLSRSVRKDGPNEEERIFPFDQTHILTALGSYRLGDGWEFGARYRLISGSLRTPQLYGFYDLNVGAYLPLQGNPPNSERNPLFHQLDIRLDKTWYLKNGAKLGFYVDILNVYNQANSEGVTYNYNSTVSTQTNSLPILPSLGLRGEL, encoded by the coding sequence ATGGGCGCGAAAAGAATGGCGATTTCTCGCGTCCGCGGAGCCCTCATCGGGGCATCGCTGGTCGCGCTCGCCGCCGCGTGGCCGCGCTCAGCGAGCGCGCAGCGGTCGGGAGATCTCGTCAAGCCTCCGAAGCCCGACGAGACCCCGGCGCCGGCGCCTCCGCGCATCGAGCTGCCGACGCTGCAGAAGGACGAGGGCGCCGTCTACCCCGCCGCGGCGATGAAGACGCGGGGCCGAGAGGCCGTCCGCGTGGTGCTGCTCCTCGATCTCGACGCCTCGGGCGCGGTCGCGAAGGCCGCCGTCGAGGCCCCCGCGGGCGACGGCTTCGACGAGGCGGCGCTCGAGGCTGGGCGCAAGCTGGTGTTCACGCCGGCCAAGCGCGACGGGAAGCCGATCCCGGCGCGCATCAAGCACGTCTACACGTTCCCCGCGCAGCCAGGCCGCATCGTGGGCTCGGTCGCCGCGGGCAGCCGCGGCGCGCTCGCCGGCGTGCCGCTGCGCCTCGAGGGGGCGGGCGTCACGAAGCAGGTCGTCACCGCCGCGGACGGCACGTTCGACCCGGGCGATCTTCCCGCGGGCTCGTACACGATCGTCGTCGAGGCGAAGGGCTACGTCCCCTACAAGTCGCAGAAGGACATCGCGCCCGGGGAGCGGCTCGAGCTCGCGCTGACCCTCGACCCGGTGGTCCTCGTCGGGGCCCCGCCGCCGCCTGACACAGTCACAGGCCCGGTGGTCGAGGTCACGGTCCAGGGACAGAAGCCCCCGCGGGAGGTCACGAAGCGAACGTTCGAGCGCCGCGAGCTGTCGCGCATCCCTGGCACGAACGGCGACGCCCTCCGCGCCATCCAGAACTTCCCGGGCGTGGCCCGCCCGCCCGGCCTCGCGGGCCTGCTCATCGTGCGCGGCTCGGCCCCGAACGAGACCAACATCTTCGTCGACGGCACGCTCGTGCCGCTGGTTTACCACTTCGGCGGGCTCTCCAGCGTGGTGCCCACGGAGATGCTCGAAAAGATCGACTTTTACCCCGGCAATTTCTCGAGCCAGTACGGGCGCGTCGTGGGCGGCATCGTCGACGTCGGGCTCCGCGATCCGAAGCCCAAGCTGCACGCGCTCGCGCAGGTCGATCTCATCGACGCGCGCGTGCTCGCGGAGGGCCCCGTGTTCTCTACCGGCTGGAAGTTCGCGCTCGCGGGCCGCCGGAGCTACGTCGACGTGTGGCTGAAGCCGGTGCTCGACGCGGCCGGCGCGGGCGTCACCACCGCCCCCGTGTACTACGACTACCAAGCGATCCTTCAGCGCGACATCGGCAAGAACCAGAACCTGCGCTTCGCGTTCTTCGGCTCCGACGACCGGCTCGAGGTGCTCGTGAAGGGCGTCAACGCCTCGAACCCGGGCATCGGCGGCAACCTCAGCTTCGGCACGGCGTTCTACCGCTTCCAGGGCAAGTACACGAACAAGGTCTCCGACGGCACCGAGCTGCGCGTGGTCGCGGCCGGCGGCAAAGACGCCATCGCTTTCCAACTCGGCGACAACTACTTCACGCTCACGAGCACGCCTTTCACGCTCCGCACCGAGGTCGCGCAGAAGCTCGGGCAGGGCGTGCGCATGAACGTGGGCATGGACTGGCTGTGGACTCCCTACGAGATCGCCCTGCGCTTGCCGCCCCTGCCCCGCCCGGGCGAGCCGCCCGGCGCCCCGTTCGGCGGTCGCCCTCCCCTGCAGCTCACCGAGACGGGCACGATCTACGCACCCGCGCTCTACGACGAGCTGGAAATCACCCCGTGGCGGGGCGGGCGCTTCGTGACCGGCCTGCGTGTAGACTACACGAAAGCGACCCAGCGCTGGGACGTGTCGCCGCGCTTCGCCGCCCGACAGGACCTCACCTCGTCGCCCCGGCGCACGACGCTCAAGGGCGGCGTGGGCGTGTTCCAGCAGCCACCCCAGCCGCAGGACACCGCGGCGCGCTTCGGCGTGCCGGGGCTCTCGTCGAACCGCGCGATCCACTACTCACTGGGCGTCGAGCGCGAGCTCACGAAGCACGTCGAGGTGTCGCTCGAGGGCTTCTACCGCGACCTCGACAACCTGGTCGTGCCGCGGGTCGGCAACACGGGCACCGGGCGCGCCGCCGGCCTCGAGACCCTCCTCCGCTACAAGCCCGACGACCACTTCTTCGGCTTCCTCGCGTACACGCTCTCGCGAAGCGTCCGGAAGGACGGCCCGAACGAGGAGGAGCGCATCTTCCCGTTCGACCAGACCCACATCCTCACGGCGCTCGGCAGCTACCGCCTCGGCGACGGGTGGGAGTTCGGCGCGCGCTATCGCCTGATCTCGGGCAGCCTGCGCACGCCGCAGCTCTACGGGTTCTACGACCTCAACGTGGGCGCCTATCTGCCGCTGCAAGGCAACCCGCCGAACAGCGAGCGCAACCCGCTCTTCCACCAGCTCGACATCCGCCTCGACAAGACCTGGTACCTGAAGAACGGCGCCAAGCTCGGCTTCTACGTCGACATCCTGAACGTCTACAACCAGGCCAACTCCGAGGGCGTGACGTACAATTACAACTCGACCGTGAGCACGCAGACCAACAGCCTCCCCATTCTGCCTAGCCTCGGCTTGCGAGGGGAGCTGTGA
- a CDS encoding metallophosphoesterase yields the protein MTALVESVDLDSLALAGDWLAALFTLGSMGLWFARRRAGARGRRWAASAALGVAGGGALTWGKRVEPDLTEVTREHLALTAAPLRIALLADLHAGRSDREKVARVVERTNSEAPDVVLLAGDFISGYELTDERRAKLEGLRGLRAPGGVFAVLGNHDSEPYGDDTPRRDAIAAVLTGFGYRVLHNEAVELRGDLWLAGVDEVQAGRADAKRALAAVPAGKKRLAVAHDWHALDEDVRFDLGLVGHTHGGQLCLPFTSVCAGPARDRPYVRGRHAWRRGGVLYVNRGIGLSKLPVRIGCRPELTLFELGPDAR from the coding sequence GTGACGGCCCTCGTCGAGAGTGTAGACCTCGACTCGCTGGCGCTGGCGGGCGACTGGCTCGCCGCCCTCTTCACGCTGGGCTCGATGGGCCTGTGGTTCGCGCGGCGGCGCGCGGGGGCCCGCGGGCGCCGCTGGGCCGCCTCGGCCGCGCTGGGCGTCGCGGGAGGTGGCGCGCTCACGTGGGGCAAGCGCGTCGAGCCCGATCTCACCGAGGTGACCCGCGAGCACCTCGCCCTCACGGCGGCGCCGCTCCGGATCGCGCTGCTCGCGGATCTGCACGCGGGGCGGTCCGACCGGGAGAAGGTCGCGCGGGTCGTGGAGCGCACCAACTCCGAGGCCCCCGACGTGGTGCTCCTCGCGGGCGACTTCATCAGCGGGTACGAGCTGACGGATGAGCGGCGCGCGAAGCTCGAGGGCCTGCGGGGCCTCCGCGCACCGGGGGGCGTCTTCGCGGTGCTCGGCAATCACGACTCCGAGCCCTACGGAGACGACACGCCGCGACGTGACGCCATCGCCGCGGTGCTCACCGGGTTCGGCTATCGCGTGCTGCACAACGAGGCCGTGGAGCTCCGGGGCGATCTGTGGCTCGCCGGCGTCGACGAGGTCCAGGCGGGGCGGGCCGACGCGAAGCGCGCGCTCGCGGCGGTGCCCGCGGGCAAGAAGCGGCTCGCCGTCGCGCACGACTGGCACGCGCTCGACGAGGACGTGCGCTTCGACCTCGGCCTGGTCGGGCACACCCACGGCGGCCAGCTCTGTCTGCCATTCACCTCGGTCTGCGCCGGGCCCGCGCGTGACCGGCCGTACGTGCGCGGGAGGCACGCGTGGAGGCGCGGGGGCGTGCTCTACGTGAACCGTGGAATCGGCCTCTCGAAGCTCCCCGTGCGCATAGGCTGTCGCCCCGAGCTGACCCTCTTCGAGCTGGGGCCCGACGCGCGGTGA
- a CDS encoding ATP-dependent DNA ligase, with protein MSALLAGVTLTPYAGGQRGAIGALRDASLVARLQRYRMEVAKRYRVITADELAASLPRGKAWLSTKLDGELWFLVKRGAEVVLASFNGRVLSGTPLAREAAARLEGSGDAIYAGELTATPPEGRPRVQHVGAALADETLEPRLRFFAFDVVEQGEPGEGAEDGARLPYEERLAILRERFGAEDHGGRVALVTTVAGTGEDALAYYREWVTAQRFEGLVLRSEVGLTYKIKPFFTVDAVIVAYGARLEGQRTVLREITVALRRDDGTLQLLGPVGTGFSEDDRATWLTRLAAMEVPSAFRMANRDGTLCRFVRPEIVVEVKLSDLVETDANDVPVVRMTLAYDASAGYAPRGDAPIAAMLFPTFLRERTDKTPDVASVGMTQITSRLALDPDARAGGLAAPAPAEVLRRGVWVKGATAVRKFALLATHKEPRQGFPRFLVYGTDFSGGRAEPLKTSLRTASTLEKAEQLVAAWLEDNVKRGWLPAGEGAAAEPAPAPAAPKKAAKKAAAPAADSAPLAAAPAEPGATEAAPPKKKPRKKSEA; from the coding sequence GTGAGCGCGCTGCTCGCGGGGGTCACCCTGACGCCGTACGCGGGGGGCCAGCGAGGCGCCATCGGCGCGCTGCGCGACGCGAGCCTCGTCGCGCGGCTCCAGCGCTACCGCATGGAGGTCGCGAAGCGCTACCGGGTGATCACGGCCGACGAGCTCGCCGCGTCTCTCCCGCGGGGCAAGGCGTGGCTCTCGACCAAGCTCGACGGCGAGCTCTGGTTCCTCGTCAAGCGGGGCGCCGAGGTGGTGCTCGCGTCGTTCAACGGGCGGGTGCTCTCGGGCACGCCGCTCGCGCGCGAGGCCGCCGCCCGGCTCGAGGGCTCGGGCGACGCCATCTACGCGGGCGAGCTCACGGCCACGCCGCCGGAGGGCCGCCCGCGCGTGCAGCACGTGGGCGCGGCGCTCGCCGACGAGACCTTGGAGCCGCGCCTCCGCTTCTTCGCGTTCGACGTGGTCGAGCAGGGTGAGCCGGGTGAGGGCGCCGAGGACGGCGCGCGCCTCCCGTACGAAGAGCGCCTCGCGATCCTTCGCGAGCGCTTCGGCGCGGAAGACCATGGCGGTCGGGTGGCGCTCGTCACCACCGTCGCGGGCACCGGCGAAGACGCGCTCGCGTACTACCGCGAGTGGGTCACGGCGCAGCGCTTCGAGGGCCTCGTGCTCCGGAGCGAGGTGGGGCTCACTTACAAGATTAAGCCGTTCTTCACGGTCGATGCGGTCATCGTGGCCTACGGCGCGCGGCTCGAGGGCCAGCGCACGGTGCTCCGCGAGATCACGGTCGCGCTCCGGCGGGACGACGGCACGCTGCAGCTCCTCGGGCCCGTGGGGACCGGCTTCAGCGAGGACGACCGCGCGACGTGGCTCACCCGCCTCGCGGCGATGGAGGTGCCGAGCGCCTTCCGAATGGCGAACCGCGACGGCACGCTCTGCCGGTTCGTGCGGCCCGAGATCGTGGTCGAGGTGAAGCTCTCCGACCTCGTGGAGACCGACGCGAACGACGTGCCCGTGGTGCGCATGACGCTCGCGTACGACGCGAGCGCGGGCTACGCGCCGCGCGGCGACGCGCCGATCGCGGCGATGTTGTTCCCCACGTTTCTGCGAGAGCGCACCGACAAAACCCCCGACGTGGCGAGCGTCGGCATGACGCAGATCACGAGCCGCCTCGCGCTCGACCCCGACGCGCGGGCGGGCGGCCTCGCCGCGCCCGCGCCGGCCGAGGTGCTCCGCCGCGGGGTGTGGGTGAAGGGCGCGACCGCGGTGCGCAAGTTCGCGCTGCTCGCGACGCACAAGGAGCCTCGCCAGGGCTTCCCGCGGTTCCTCGTGTATGGCACCGACTTCTCGGGCGGGCGGGCCGAGCCGCTGAAGACGAGCCTGCGCACGGCGAGCACCCTCGAGAAGGCCGAGCAGCTCGTGGCCGCGTGGCTCGAGGACAACGTGAAGCGCGGGTGGCTGCCCGCCGGCGAGGGGGCGGCCGCGGAGCCCGCGCCCGCGCCTGCCGCGCCGAAGAAGGCCGCGAAGAAGGCCGCGGCGCCCGCGGCGGACAGCGCGCCCCTGGCGGCCGCACCCGCGGAGCCCGGCGCGACGGAGGCCGCGCCGCCCAAAAAGAAGCCCCGCAAGAAGAGCGAAGCCTGA
- a CDS encoding radical SAM protein has product MARNPRRLQLPIVAEPGRGERADPARAFRPHYVVWELTLRCDQPCVFCGSRAGDPRASELDTPRALEVARELAALGASEVVLIGGEAYLHPGFLEVVKALSEAGVRPTMTTGGRGVDEALARAAADAGLFAASVSVDGLERTHDLLRANRGSFAAATRALQALRAAGIATSSNTNVNRQNRGELEALYEHLRGLGIASWQVQLTTPLGRAADRPDLVLQPYDLLDLLPRVAHLKERAFRDGVLLMPGNNLGYFGPEEATLRSLEPEGADHFQGCQAGRYVLGIESDGAVKGCPSLQTTSYVGGSLRDSTVRALWESSPELAFARARTREDLWGFCAECDFADVCLGGCTFTAHAILGRPGNNPYCHYRARTLNARGQRERMVPSRPAPGAPFDNGQFELIVEPADAPEPPAPEGPFGLVQLRRSGRAP; this is encoded by the coding sequence ATGGCACGGAACCCGCGGCGCCTGCAGCTGCCAATCGTCGCCGAGCCGGGCAGAGGCGAGCGGGCCGACCCCGCGCGCGCGTTCCGGCCCCACTACGTGGTGTGGGAGCTCACCCTCCGCTGCGACCAGCCCTGCGTCTTCTGCGGGTCTCGGGCGGGCGATCCCCGCGCAAGCGAGCTCGACACGCCGCGCGCGCTCGAGGTCGCCCGCGAGCTCGCCGCCCTCGGCGCGAGCGAGGTGGTGCTCATCGGCGGCGAGGCGTACCTGCACCCCGGCTTCCTCGAGGTCGTGAAGGCCCTCTCCGAGGCGGGCGTTCGCCCCACCATGACCACCGGAGGCCGCGGCGTCGACGAGGCCCTCGCGCGCGCGGCGGCGGACGCGGGCCTCTTCGCGGCGAGCGTGAGCGTCGACGGGCTCGAGCGCACCCACGATCTGCTCCGCGCGAACCGCGGCAGCTTCGCGGCGGCGACGCGCGCGCTCCAGGCCCTCCGCGCGGCGGGCATCGCCACCTCCTCGAACACGAACGTGAACCGCCAGAACCGCGGCGAGCTCGAGGCCCTCTACGAGCACCTGCGCGGCCTCGGGATCGCGTCGTGGCAGGTGCAGCTCACCACGCCCCTCGGCCGGGCCGCCGACCGCCCCGATCTCGTGCTCCAGCCCTATGACCTGCTCGACCTCCTGCCCCGCGTCGCGCACCTGAAGGAGCGCGCGTTCCGCGACGGCGTGCTCCTCATGCCCGGGAACAACCTGGGCTATTTCGGGCCCGAGGAGGCCACTCTCCGCTCGCTGGAGCCCGAGGGCGCAGACCACTTCCAAGGGTGCCAGGCGGGGCGCTACGTGCTCGGCATCGAGTCGGACGGCGCGGTCAAGGGGTGCCCCTCCCTCCAGACCACGAGCTACGTCGGGGGCTCGCTGCGCGACTCCACCGTCCGCGCACTTTGGGAGTCCTCCCCCGAGCTCGCGTTCGCGCGCGCCCGCACTCGGGAGGACCTCTGGGGCTTCTGCGCCGAGTGCGACTTCGCCGACGTGTGCCTCGGCGGCTGCACGTTCACCGCGCACGCGATCCTCGGCCGCCCAGGCAACAACCCGTATTGCCACTACCGCGCCCGCACGCTGAACGCGCGAGGCCAGCGAGAGCGCATGGTGCCGAGTCGCCCGGCGCCCGGCGCCCCTTTCGATAATGGCCAGTTCGAGCTCATCGTCGAGCCCGCCGACGCGCCCGAGCCGCCCGCCCCCGAGGGCCCGTTCGGCCTCGTGCAGCTCCGGAGATCCGGGCGCGCGCCGTGA